From Pectinophora gossypiella chromosome 18, ilPecGoss1.1, whole genome shotgun sequence, one genomic window encodes:
- the LOC126375347 gene encoding uncharacterized protein LOC126375347 has protein sequence MSSDAPSRPMKYPYTFSAKIAQFPFKYYVSNQWIWKYWMAGIALSLPVFYKIHKLANSPENVSKWAEIKKKEAAAHH, from the exons ATGTCGTCGGACGCCCCCTCTCGCCCCATGAAGTATCCTTACACATTCTCCGCGAAGATCGCGCAGTTCCCCTTCAAGTACTACGTGTCCAACCAGTGGATTTGGAAATACTGGATGGCGGGAATCGCCCTTAGTCTCCCCGTCTTCTACAAGATTCACAAGCTCG CAAACTCTCCCGAGAATGTGAGCAAATGGGCTGAGATCAAGAAGAAGGAAGCCGCGGCTCACCACTGA